CTGATTTGTGTTTCAATAACAGATTAGGCGATCAAGCATGTCTGATCTGATCTTTAACCGCTCTTTCTAAGTGACGGGACTGTAAATAGAAAACATCCCAGTGAAAGCAAATTCATTTCCAAACTTGAGAATCTAATGATGAATCTTTGGCGATGATCGTGTTATTTAAGTAGGTATTTTTCTCTTATTATGTAATACAATATTCACTTTGGAGTATAAAACGAATTAATTTTCAAACTTGAGATGTTGAGAGATTACCCCAATATAATCTTTGGTGATTATAGTGTCATTTAAATAAGGGGTTTTCGTTTTCTATTTTGTATTTGATACCCATTTTAGGAATTAAAGCAAATATATTTCGAACTTTAAACTTATAGTTAATAAATGTAGATTATTACTATATGTCATGATCTTTAGTTGTGATAGCGCCATTTAAGTAAGTATTGTTCTCATTCTTTATTCGATACACATTTTGAAATTAAAGGTGAATTCATTTTGAATTGCGAGATTTCTAGTTAATAATTGAGATACTAAGTTAGTGGTGTCAATGTTATTTGACCTTTTTTCTCATCTTATACCCCATTGGGACCATAGACAAACTTATTTCAAATTCGAAACTTTTGATTAATAAGTAATGCATAAGATAAGGTTAttatgaacaaaaaataatataaaaggaTTAAACTAGGAGTATTAAATCACAAGGAAGGCCAagataaagggaaaaaaaaaataacatacacAATCACACCAGATTACTAGttacataaaataatagttttCGTCGTTACTATAATGGATGAATAATAAAGTAGAAAGTTGAAAATTAAAGCATCAAATTTTAGCAAAATCTAGTGATGCTTTACCAGAAGGCCTCTTACTAAAGAAATAATCCCAATAATCAGAAAATAAGACATGTTTGTACACTGGTTTTTCTCCATCTTTCAGCATTTGTGAGAATGGACCAATGACACTGTCAAGGCTAGGATTCACAAATAACGGTACAGATATTCGAGCTCTGCTTGAATCAACTGCTACACAATGCTCGATACTCTTGTATCGATCATTGCTCATGATCTGCAATGAGTCACCTATGTTAACTGCTAATGCGTCTTTGATTGGATTTACGTGGATCCAGTTATCGCCTTTAGTCCCTCGGACATATAGACCTCCCGTGTCATCCTGGAGGAGTAGAGTGATGCAGGACACGTCGCAGTGTCGACGACAACCAATGGTGATACTTGGATTTGGACATGGTGGATAGTAATTTATGTTGATAGCCATAGTTCCCATCAAGAGAGGTTCTAAAGATTCATCAATTTCATTGACATTGAGTCCCTTCAATAGCACCTCTAATAACTTTTTAGCAAGTGGTGTAGCCCACTTTTGATACTCCAAGACTTGATTCCTATAAATCAGTAACAAAGTTAGGAATTTcgctaaaaaaattcaaaatttaatggcaATGTCAAGAATTTTGCTAAAAAACATTCAAGATTTAATGTTAATGTAAGAAATTTCACGAAGAGTGTGCgataatttattgtaaacaactTTTTTACCTTGTAAAGACAAAAAATAAGATATGCCTACATCCTACCCTTTCCATACCCTACTTGTGTGAGATTATACTGAATATATTATCGTATGAATCGAAGATAATTTTTCACTAACATAAGCAATATAATTTTGACTTTAAGTTATATACACCATTATACAATTTAGAGATAATGGAAAAAAGTACCTTTGACATATCATGTTTTGTAAGTCTTCTATTCGAACCATCATCAACTAATTATCAAAACacatttctaaataaatgagtaAATTTCCATCAACGAAAATTTTTAAGCAATTAAGTTTCATACACTTTTTGGCGATTGTATTCAAACACTTGGTCTAGTCAGTTTCAAAGTGTGTTTTCATAAACATCTGGCCGTTCAAATATTGAACTCACGAAAAATGTAATACTTTAGGTATGCTTTTTTACTTACTTTAAGAACGCGTGACCTATAAATTACGTTGAATAGAAAACCCAAAAAAGTTACCTTGTTTGAGGAGGCCAAAGGTTGCTATCATTTTGTGGATTACAACCATGTTTTATACTATCCCTCCACTCTAAGACTTTCTCATCTTTATCACCAATAGCACTCCAATACAACAACACAGATTCATCAGCACCAGCATTTTCTTTGTAATACTTAGCTTTTTCTTCAGCTGGCAATTCAAAGAACTTGTGTCCTGCTTCTTTCAAATCTTCAAGAACTTTAATTGGGATCCCATGATTGATGATTTGAAAGAAACCCCATTTGCTTGCTGCTTCTTGAATCGATTTTTCAAtgtttaaatcatcaaaatttgaCAGATCAATTGTCGGGATTGATTCTTGATTGTCAATTTGGGATTTGTCTAGTCTTTGTTCTTCTGGTTGAATGCATTGATTCGGGATAATTTCAAGGCTTGTGTCTGCTATGCCTTTTAGTCCATTCGCTTTCTTGATTACAAAATCAAATATGTCATCATTTGGTTCAAATTTCGAAGAAGGCATTTGTGTTGAATATTGATAAGTGTATACTATTGAAAGAAGGAAATTTGGGGGTTTTTTTATAGTGGATTTGAGAGGGTGTGTGTGTGTCGGTGCCGGGGGGTGGGTTCATCATTAATCAGATGTTCTGTATTCGAATTTTTCTGAATACATAATCGTCTTTGTATATTAGGAGAGCATTTTACCTCTCAATATGAAACTTTCTGACGCGAATTCAAATTTATCTGaactcaatataaatattaaaaataaaaccatTCCTTCTAatagttcttgaaattgatttttttgtttggtattttcaattatttttatctttttattttatatttaatcgaacatcatcatcataaaatagTTATTTGGAAACTAGTGAGGTGGCTTCTTGATGTCCATATGCATGAatgataaaatttgtatatcATATCCATAATAATTATCAGTTTAAAATagtataatgtaattttatttttaaaagtatttacataatattcgataaattaaattatggaaAAATTATTGAACACGTGCTTTATATATGTGtcgatataaatttttataaattcgatagaataattaaaattatttgtttattacaATATTGTAGAATTGATTTTTCATGAGATGGCTTCTTTGTGTCCATATGGATGAATTGTGATTTGTTTAAATAACATCCATATCTTTGTTGTCGGTTGTCAATTGTCGtgaatgatgatttttttttaaaaaaaaaaattataacaatttacaacttaaagtattttaaatatcaaaaaaacatttaaataattatgttaatttcattcgtgtcatataaattaaaacaaataaaataatatatatatatatatatatatatatatatatatatatatatattatcaataaaaatagTACTATTGTAACACCCGTGATTTCAATATTATTTGTTGTCTTACATTACAGGCTAAGAGCCAAAGTGGAGAGTCCTCTTGTGTGTTGTTGTcttctatataaaaaataaataaaaatattagctAGCTATTTTGagttaatataagaaaaattaaatagttagtctaaaaatatttagaattacAAGTTACATAAAGTAACAGTTTTCGACATTACGATAacatatttataatacaaaaacattaaaatacaagaaatttaaattttagcaaAATCTAGTGATGCTTTACCGAAAGGCCTCTTAATGAAGCAATGATCCCAATAATCAGAGAACAAAATATGTTTGTACACTGGTTTTTCTCCATCTTTTAGCATTTGCGGGAAAGGACCAATGACACTGTCAAAACTAGGATTCACGAATAGCGGTACGGATATTCGAGCCCTGCTCGAATCAACCGCTACACAATGTTCGATACTCTTGTATCGATCATTGCTCATGATCTGCAATGAATCACCTATATTAACCGCTAAGGCACCTTTGATAGGATTTACATGGATCCAGTTATCGCCTTTAGTCCCTCGGACATATAGTCCTCCCGTGTCGTCCTGGAGAAGCAGAGTTATGCAGTCCATGTCGCAGTGTCTACGAAAACCAATGGCGACACTTGGATTTGGGCATGGTGGATAGTAGTTTACGTTTATAGACATAGTTCCCATCAAGAGAGGTTCTAAAGATTCATCAATTTCATTGACATTGAGACCCTTCAATAGCACCTCAAGCAATTTTTTAGCGAGTGGTTTAGCCCACTTTTGATACTCCAAAACTTGGTTCCTATACAGATCAATAACAAAGTTAGAAATTTTTCTAAGAGCATTCAGAGTTTAATGGGAAggttaaattttttgctaataACTTTCAAGATTCAATGTCAAAGTCACAATTTTCACTAAGAATGTTTCGAGAGTCGAAAAAGAATTACCTTATGCTGCTATGCCAGAGGTAATATTTGTGCATATCCTGCCCTATCCATACTTGTGAGATTATATAGTATATGTAATCGTATAAAAGGTTACTTTTCTCCtacatatacaatatatttttgatttaaGTTATAGACACcaatataaaatcttgatatAATGATCAGAGACACATTTGAAGTATCACGTTTTCACGATTTACCTATATGAAATACTATCAACTAAGTATCGAAACACACCTCCAAATTACTTTTCCATTTAGACAAAATTTTATAGTCAAATTAAGTTGTGACACACTTTTTGCCGGTTGTATTCAAACACTTGATCTAGTTagttttgaaatcatttttgataaattgttaCAAATAGTTTAGAAACGCAAGCACCTTATAGTAAAGATATGAAACACGCAAGAAGTATTACTTGAAAATCCGTTACCTATAGATTACACAAAGTAGAAAACCCCAAAATGTTACCTTGTTTAAAGTATCATGTTTTGACGAGTTTATTATATGGACTATCATCAACTAATTGTCCAAATACGCCTCAAAATTACTTTGctatttggatgaaattttaTGAGTAAATTAAGTTGTGACGCGCTTTTTGACTATTGACTATTGTATTCAAGCACTTAATCTAGTTAGTTTTGAaatatgttttgataaaaacttGATGATTGTTCAGAAACACAAACACCTTATAGTAAATAAATGATACCCGCAAAAAGTAATACTTGAAAATCCATGACCTATAGATTACACATAGTACAAAACCACAAAAAGTTACCTTGTTTGAAGTGTCACGTTTTAACGAGTTTCTTAAATGGATTATCATCA
The DNA window shown above is from Solanum lycopersicum chromosome 11, SLM_r2.1 and carries:
- the LOC101266599 gene encoding bi-functional coumaroyl CoA and feruloyl CoA ortho-hydroxylase F6H2-2-1, which codes for MPSSKFEPNDDIFDFVIKKANGLKGIADTSLEIIPNQCIQPEEQRLDKSQIDNQESIPTIDLSNFDDLNIEKSIQEAASKWGFFQIINHGIPIKVLEDLKEAGHKFFELPAEEKAKYYKENAGADESVLLYWSAIGDKDEKVLEWRDSIKHGCNPQNDSNLWPPQTRNQVLEYQKWATPLAKKLLEVLLKGLNVNEIDESLEPLLMGTMAININYYPPCPNPSITIGCRRHCDVSCITLLLQDDTGGLYVRGTKGDNWIHVNPIKDALAVNIGDSLQIMSNDRYKSIEHCVAVDSSRARISVPLFVNPSLDSVIGPFSQMLKDGEKPVYKHVLFSDYWDYFFSKRPSGKASLDFAKI
- the LOC101266903 gene encoding bi-functional coumaroyl CoA and feruloyl CoA ortho-hydroxylase F6H2-2-1-like, with the protein product MSSLKFKPNDDILDFVIKKANGLKGLVDTSLAIIPNQCIQPKEQRLDKSQIDNQESIPTIDLTNFDDLSIEKSIQEAASKWGFFQIINHGIPIEVLEDLKDAAHNFFELPAEEKVKYHKEKVSVGDSALLFWSAIGEKNEKVLEWRDSLRHGCNPQNDSNHWPPQTRNQVLEYQKWAKPLAKKLLEVLLKGLNVNEIDESLEPLLMGTMSINVNYYPPCPNPSVAIGFRRHCDMDCITLLLQDDTGGLYVRGTKGDNWIHVNPIKGALAVNIGDSLQIMSNDRYKSIEHCVAVDSSRARISVPLFVNPSFDSVIGPFPQMLKDGEKPVYKHILFSDYWDHCFIKRPFGKASLDFAKI